The DNA sequence CTATGCTAATGTATTGTAATTTTCAGGGGAATCAGAGGATGACCATGAAGAACTTCTAGCAGCTGCTAAACTCGCTTGGAATTCTAGTGGTATGTGTTTGTTACAATAACATATTTCTCATAGCtacttttttagttttctgACTTCTGAATGAATAGGACTATCCTTGATTGCTATTATTACTTGCTGCAGTTAATGCATGCTCAAGTGCATTTTGGAAAACAGTTGAGTCCTTGTTTGCTTCTATTGGCCCTGATGAAAAGTCATACTTATCTGATCAGGTAATTTAGTCAATATTGTGGTAGATTGTACATATCGTAGCTAAGTGATTTCTGATTTATTTCCTCTAATATTTGAATCAGCTCAAATTGGCTGAAGAATCTTATACAAATTCTCATCAGAACTCTAGCCATGGGAATCATGTACAGGTGAAAATTGTTTGTAGAAGTGACCTTCTTCATCCCTTTCTCGTGATTGCATTCATTCAGCATCTTCTCTGCTATTTATGGTCTTTGAAATACATCAGACTGTTCCTGTGACgttcttttaatattattttccgATATAAATCTGATTAAATGTATTCTAATGTGCAAAGCATTCTCAACTTGCATCAGGATGAATCTGGACATGAGCAAATTGCGGCTCCTGAATCTATTTCTTTTGGAAGATATAGACACATGAACAATGGCACCAGTTTGAAGACTTCTTCAGATAGGAGACCATCAGTTGAACAATCACAGGATTCATCTGTATTTGATTGCTCTGACAAAGAAAAATCTTATGAAATAGTGACTCCACTTTATCAAAGGGTACTATCAGCTCtgattgaagaagatgaaattgaagaatcTGAAGAAACTGGATTTGGGATGCCAATTGTTTCAGTTACTGATCCATGTCTCCTTATAGGTGCTGATAGCAAACATATCAATCAACGGGACCTTTGTGAGCCATTGTTTGGTGTTCAAACTCCAAAAAATGGcaatcacatatttttttcttgtaatGGAAACACCGACTTCACTATGGGCCATGGTTCCGGAGACCACCTATCTAATGGTGACCTGCATCAAAGAGACGGTGGATATGTGCACTCTGAGGTTGAAGTTTTGGTCAGACTTTCAAGGTGTGATTATGTTCCTGAAGGTCCTCAGACAAAATATTGTGGTATTGCTTCTTTCCATCACCAGTATGAACAGATGTCTTTTGAAGAGAAGCTAGTGCTAGAACTGCAGAGTATAGGCCTCTTCGTGGAAGCTGCGGTAAGGTTTCCGTTATTTAATGTTGGTCATAAGTTCATATCACTGCTTCTGTAGAGCTTAGTAAATTATTGCGTTGGATGAGTTCCAGATTTCTGAAGAGCTGCAATGAATATCTATGTGTGCATGTTATAATACGTAGATACTctcatttaaatgtataataaatatgcTGTCTAGTCTAATCTGTGTGTCCTTTTTTATATAACGTCGAGGTCCTCACAATCCTCAATAACCTTTTCCTGCAAGTTACAATTCTCATCCTTTCTGTAATGTCTTATGCAGCCTGCTTTGGGTGATAAAGATGATGAAGTGATTAATGAGGAAATTGTTCAGTTAGAGAAGGGACTTCATGAACAGGTAATATTTCATACTTGATTGAACTCAACACTTTTCCCAATCCTAGCCATCATTTTCTCTATACAAATTTTGCGTTTGTTTCTTAAAATCTTGTTTCTTAAAATCTTCATGTTTTCTGCAATATCGAGCACTCCAATCACTTTACTTGATATTCATATGCTTGAATTTTCAGATTGGGCAGAAGAAGTCTTACTTGGATAAAATAAGCAAGTCCATTGAAGAAGGCAAGGATATTGGAAGAAGGTAAAGATAATTTCTTGTCTGGAGCTTAAAAGTGACCGTATTAGCTACTAGCTAGAACCGTATGAATTGTTTTATgatattacaaattttttgTCTCCTCAGGGACCCTGAGCAGGTTGCAATGGAAAAACTTGTTGAGTTGGCATACAAGAAACTTTTGGTTAGCATTAATCGCTCGTATCATTCTTATATACATCTGCACTCAATAGTTGTACGAGAAAGCTTAAGTCAGTATCATACTTTCCTTTATTGCCttttcattattgaatttatgaTAAGAAAAGAGCTGCCAATCGTTACTATTGAAATTTTGgaagattatatttatgttgaaGATGCAGCAACGTGTGTGCCAGCAATAGTCAAAATAGAATCAGCATTTGGTTATTTTCTTTACGAAACTTTGATCTCAAGAAGAGAGTGGTTATCATTAGCTATGAAGTCTGGCTTTAAGAGCACTTAGTTATAGAGAGAGCGTAATACTCAAAGTTGTTCGAATACTCTACATGGTTAAACGGTCCAACAGGCTAAATGGTTCTGCAAGGGAATGTGTTTATGTAGTTGTTTGATTAACCATAATAAACACATATTTGCATCTATGCTTTCAAATTGTTATGTGCATCGATAAAGCTCATCCATTCATGCTTTATTCATACCTAACTTGAGATTTCTAACATGAGATTATATGTTGGAACAATTGACAGGCAACTAGAGGAAGCTTTGCTACAAAACATGGGATACCTAAGGTATCAAAACAAGTTGCTTTGGCTTTTGCAAGGAGGACGCTTGCCAGGTGTCAAAAGTTTCAAGATTCAGGGGCAAGTTGCTTTTCCGATCCTGCACTCCGGGATGTCATATTTGCAACACCGCCTCGGTTTAATGAAACAGAGCTGCTCAATGGTGGCAGTCTGGCAGTTGCTAATGGTAAAAGCTCGAAAACATGCACTTGTGTCAATTTCAATAGCACTTGGCTTACATGTGTCCTCTCTCGTATGTTGATGCAGATGGCACGTCTGCTCATCAATCTGATCACtcttttgctaaaaatgggcCGATATCAAATAGAGCAAAGAGAAGGGAGCTACTGCTTGATGATGTTGGCGGTGCTGTATTTAGAGCCTCATCGGCTCTAGGAATAGCCGATGGTGCAAAGGGAAAGAGAAGTGAAAGAGACAGAAACACTAAGGCCGGACGGTCATCCATGGGCGGTGGCTCAAAGGGCGAGCGCAAAGCAAAATCAAAGCCCAAACAGAAAACGGCTCAGCTCTCTACTTCAGCCAACAGCTTCATCTACAAATTCCCAGACGCCTCGAATCCCAGTGCTCTCGAATCTCCGAACGTCAACAGGAGAAAGGATGTCAGATTCATGTCTTCTGTTAATGCTCCTCCAGTTTCTTCAAATGAAGGGAAAGAATCCATGGAATTCGCCGACTTGCCAATGAACGACATCGTCGGGGAATTGGGCGTGGATCCCGAGATCGGTGAACCGCAGGATCTGAATAGTTGGTTGAATTTTGACATGGATGATGGTTTACAAGAAGACAATGACTCCATTGTTGGGCTTGACATACCTATGGATGACCTTGCGGAACTGAATATGTTTTGACATCACTACATATTCTTGTACAGCTTGTGGATATTTTAACTAGTTAaagatttctttttttcttttttttttctttttttggtggGTGGGAGAGAGGGGAGGGTTGTACTGCCTCCATAATATGTGAGTCTTTTGCCAAATGGCAGTTgtaattatgtgatttttttttctttttttcattattggGAAATTTTTCTAGGAAACACTTGTAATTGATTTGTTGCAAATACTCTATCCTTAGTGAGTATGACAAGTATATCcaatgtttttcttttagtattactccattcgtcccaagataagtgacttgtattcctttttggggtgtcccactataaatgaccaatttccatttttagcaaaaagtcatctctcttactttattttccacctactttattctctctcctctcctctactttccctctctcatactttattctcttcactttaacttatttaaatacaattccttaaatcctgtgtccaaaagaagtaggtcacttatcttgggacggagggagcattaTATACTTCTGCATATTAtctactttctttttttatttatttcaatataaatgacttgttttttaaaattaaaatactactgtactatttttattttattctctttacttaacatacaaaataatattgcaaAAATTTCTTGTCGAAATAGAAAGGAGCCATCTTCAAGGGGACAAAAGGAATAGTtgctaaaatattttataccaCCAAcatattaacataaaaaataaaaaaaaaaattgttatatcTATCTATGCACcaccaatattaaaaaaagctCAGATTTAAGTCTCCAAATGCATGTAATCATTTGTCACCCCTCAAACCGAAAATCTTGAATCCGCCGTTGACTGACTTGATCTATTTCTCTCTTGTCATAAGACATCAAGTTTTCTCGACACATCATCGCCCCATGATCGGACGAGATCGTCTACTGTTAGAAAAGTAAAACTTGGATTTGGAAGATTGAGGCATGTTTTATACTCCTCTTTGAAATCAATCtgttttagagttttcatgTAACTAGAGATGGCACTTCTTGGATGACCCCTTGCAACGGCTACCTaagaataaatcaatttatattcttttagtAAACTATACACTGCAAAAGTAAATTATCCACAAAATTGCACAATGTTCAACATATTTTCCACCTACACTTGTGTCAAAACAGAGGAATTAACAGTAGATGAAGACTTACTGAATGGTTGTTGCTGAGATCTTGAAGCCAAAATCTCCAGTCTTTCAATTCTTTCCCACAAACTTTGACATATATATTCTCCCAACTTGTGTGATGAAACTCCACATCATCCAATTTGTGGCCGACACCGCTACCGATTGCCTTCACGAAAGCTTCCTTCAAGCACCAATACCTGCACAAACACAATTGGCGCAACGACACCTCAAAAGAAAGCCAGGCGCATCATTGACAACTAAATTTTAGGGCTTTAGTTAGACTCAAAATGGTGTCgttttcatcattttaatcaatcagatggcttttttattttattttgcataattgACATCTGAATTTTAGGGCTTTAGTCAGATTCTGCAGCTTCAATTCACGGCTGAGGTTCGCAACTTCCAAACCGCGATTCAGGCACTCACGATTTGGACTTTCTCTTGGGAGAATAGCGAATTATAGTACACTTATGGTTTAATTCGCAGGTTTCGAAAGTAATGAGATAAGTCAATCAAAAGTTATGAttcaaatgacaaattttccTAACGTAATTTTCATCACGCTGATAAAAGGATAACAAGGCCGATTGACGTACCTATAAAAAACTCTCAGCATCTCATCGGAAGAGCTGGCATTGCGGATACTACGCCATTCCAAATCAGAGAAGTATGATGAGAAACTCTGTACAAACTTGTCAGCTGGTTCGTTCACAGGAACTGAATGAGTGACGATATCCACTCCCACGAGGCACACAGGCTCAGACGCTATCGCGACATAGTCACCATGATGGGATACATTAAAGTTGAAATTTGGAAACCCCGAGTCCACGTTGTCACACACCTAGTCGCACCACAGGACAAAACAATGACTGCTAGTCCATCTATTCGTGAAACAACTAACAGACATTCTAAGTAGGATGTCATCAACGAAGAAGCCAACATTCCAAATTTCAACGAAGCTCGAAGCATAAATGCAATGGAGAAAAAGTACTAAATTCAAGATGTATGTATGTACCAAAAAGGGCTTTCCCTCGGGAGTTCGCTTGATTATAATCTCATCGAATGGAATTCCCAAAACTTGATGCACCAGAGCATACTGCAGCAGCCGGCTTACGAGAGCCCTTTTTCGATCCTCGAATTTCACAAACCTAATAAGTTCAATCTCAGCTCAAAATCACTCTAATACAAGATCATAGAATCTGAAAACTTTTCCCAAACCTTAAAAAGGATACTTTTTTGTACTTAATCAATTCAATCTCAACTCGAAATTACTCTGATACAAGATCATAGAATCTGAAATCATTTCAAAAACCcaaagaaaattgagtttttatGCTTAATCAAGCCAATCTCACTCAAAATTCACTATAACCAAAGATTCTAACAACAACATTCAAACCTAAAAAAGGGGAACTTTTTATGCTCAATCAAGAACCCACTTTGATCCTTTCAATCTCACTCAAATTCACTATAGCACATAATTTAAGTTTCCACTAAATCCACAcacataaatatgattatttgcCAAATGAATACagaaagaaatgaagaacCTGGTGATGGAGGAGTGTTCGCAGTGGGGAAGAAGAGATACGGCAAGATTGAACTGATGGGGCGAAGGATTCCAAATAGATATGTCAACAATCCATCTCTGCACCCCTTTTTCAAGCtccattttgaattattcactctttcatcttttagagttttgtttttttggaaCTTGGAACTCTCGAGTTTATATAGAACAACAATGTATGAGTTGACATATTCATATGGAAGAAATGGAATCAATGATTATCGAGGCTAATAATTCTATTTATTGGAGTCAAATGTAAGTACGaactctgttttatttttttataccaaaattttaattgttgaatcatttaaagataattttccaaatttaaaaatcttgaTCTGGCTCCAAAGAATTGAGTTATTGGCCAACAAAATTCAGGCATATTCAAATTTCGAAATATTACAAATCCACTCAATGTTAAAATCCATAGCTCATGTGTTATATGACAATTAACCTTATTTTAATATCTCAAAGGTTATcacaaaaaaatctcaaagGCAAACATTATTGTAAAACACATCAAGGTCAAAGAAATTCTCAAGCATAAGTTCTGCAAAactgatttatttattctccatGTGAATATCTTGATGCAGCTTATTGATATTGAGTAATATACATCAGTAAGTAACCCACAAAGGATACAGTCATTGTCACTATAAATCTACAATAAATTGTCATTCACAAGAATTTATCAGCCCCATCTTAGATCCCAAATAAGCTTCTCCTCTGTATGTAATTCCTCCTCTAATATATGCATTTGTTCAAAAAGATCCAGACCAAGCATGCCAGTGTCACAAGACTGGCCATTCATGAGCTACCACTGCTCTTCGCTGCGTCTGATTTGCTCGCGGTCAAAAAGGATTCTCCACAGCCGCACTGCCCTTTTGAGTTTGGGTTTATGAAAAGAAACTCAGATCTGTGCAGAAGTAAACAGCCATGAAAACATGATTGTTGAAAATAACCCTAAAGTTACAAGTCGAAAATATTCAAACATTATCATGGGCTGCGATTAAAAGTAATGAGTATGGCCTTGCGCAggaggaagaaagaaagaaagaccCTTCCAAGGTAAGCT is a window from the Salvia hispanica cultivar TCC Black 2014 chromosome 1, UniMelb_Shisp_WGS_1.0, whole genome shotgun sequence genome containing:
- the LOC125201699 gene encoding L-aminoadipate-semialdehyde dehydrogenase-phosphopantetheinyl transferase-like, which translates into the protein MELEKGVQRWIVDISIWNPSPHQFNLAVSLLPHCEHSSITRFVKFEDRKRALVSRLLQYALVHQVLGIPFDEIIIKRTPEGKPFLVCDNVDSGFPNFNFNVSHHGDYVAIASEPVCLVGVDIVTHSVPVNEPADKFVQSFSSYFSDLEWRSIRNASSSDEMLRVFYRYWCLKEAFVKAIGSGVGHKLDDVEFHHTSWENIYVKVCGKELKDWRFWLQDLSNNHSVAVARGHPRSAISSYMKTLKQIDFKEEYKTCLNLPNPSFTFLTVDDLVRSWGDDVSRKLDVL